One segment of Alnus glutinosa chromosome 2, dhAlnGlut1.1, whole genome shotgun sequence DNA contains the following:
- the LOC133860175 gene encoding LOB domain-containing protein 2: MQGNNIGTAGTTHPACAACKHQRKRCTEGCILAPYFPAHRSREFQAVHKLFGVSNVTKIVRSLKEDDRKMAVDSLVWEASCRQKDPVLGPYGEYRKVFDELNMYRGQNQNQLMQMPGQWGSIGYKMAPATATASLIGWNGSSGINILNTSNYGIDNGMNGTVDSISNPYGYPFSCEDRVLKQEKEAGSGGVPLQQSSISTGLNHQYYLPGQ; this comes from the exons ATGCAAGGGAATAATATTGGCACCGCAGGGACGACGCATCCGGCGTGCGCCGCATGCAAGCATCAAAGGAAGAGGTGCACTGAAGGGTGCATATTGGCGCCATACTTTCCGGCGCACCGGAGCCGGGAATTTCAAGCGGTTCATAAACTTTTTGGTGTCAGCAACGTGACAAAGATAGTGAGAAGCCTCAAGGAGGACGACCGGAAAATGGCAGTGGATTCGCTCGTGTGGGAAGCTTCTTGCAGGCAGAAAGATCCCGTTTTGGGACCTTATGGAGAGTATAGAAAGGTGTTTGATGAGCTGAACATGTACAGAGGCCAAAACCAAAATCAGTTGATGCAAATGCCAGGGCAATGGGGGAGTATAGGGTACAAAATGGCGCCGGCGACAGCGACAGCCAGTTTGATCGGATGGAATGGGAGTAGTGGGATAAACATTTTGAACACGTCGAATTATGGTATTGATAATGGGATGAATGGAACAGTTGATTCTATTTCTAACCCATATGGGTATCCTTTTAGCTGTGAAGATAGAGTactgaagcaagaaaaagaagctGGTTCTGGTGGTGTTCCATTGCAGCAGAGCTCGATCAGTACTGGGCTTAACCATCAGTACTATCTTCCAG GTCAATAA
- the LOC133859337 gene encoding F-box/kelch-repeat protein At3g06240-like, which yields MAVFAQTVLSSLQLCDCESVSAALFHCHTMSDCLPNEVITDILSRLPAKSLIRFRCVSKEWCSLISSPHFIATHLNRSLSNSQHPQCLFLSHYDNKPDYQDAIHTFVLYLDQEIEQKGDFFAHPSASIELRGIDQSIKYFLHLVGSSNGLLCLANMNFNKERGLCVLWNPSIQKAISLPEPNLQFCGSLNQSVGFGYEPVTDDYKLVRLVYRDTDFHAWGKIVPPLVEIYTLRTGIWRSITAPGPPYLMKMWSSSVFMNGAVHWPAQAPLRQGAFRNVIVSFNVKDEAFGEVGMPKSLQGRKDLEVIVTLVDGLLAFVHRERTLLRPYRNEFGNVIEAVWVMKEYGVAESWTKLFDVCIGRFDRVIGFTKSGEVLVRKAGSGGRLFSFGPSSRGYLDLPICGPEEIYLDTYVESLVLLNVADRVPGRQLRRGPRC from the coding sequence ATGGCAGTCTTTGCCCAGACTGTACTTTCCTCTCTTCAGCTCTGTGACTGTGAGAGTGTGAGTGCTGCTCTCTTCCATTGCCACACGATGTCAGACTGTCTCCCAAACGAGGTTATCACCGACATCCTCTCACGACTGCCGGCGAAGTCGCTGATCAGATTCAGGTGCGTTTCAAAGGAATGGTGCTCTCTTATCTCCAGCCCCCATTTCATCGCCACCCACCTTAATCGCTCTCTTTCCAACTCCCAACACCCACAATGCCTTTTCCTCAGCCATTACGACAACAAACCCGACTATCAAGACGCCATACACACCTTCGTGCTATATCTCGATCAAGAAATAGAACAGAAAGGGGATTTCTTTGCACACCCATCAGCTTCTATAGAATTGCGGGGTATAGACCAGAGCATCAAGTATTTCTTGCACTTAGTGGGTTCATCTAACGGCCTACTTTGTCTTGCCAATATGAATTTCAATAAGGAGAGAGGGTTATGTGTTCTCTGGAACCCTTCTATTCAAAAAGCCATTTCCCTTCCGGAGCCTAATCTTCAATTTTGCGGTTCGCTGAACCAATCTGTTGGCTTTGGGTATGAGCCCGTGACCGATGATTACAAATTGGTGAGGCTTGTGTATCGAGACACTGATTTCCACGCTTGGGGTAAGATTGTTCCACCTCTGGTTGAGATTTATACGCTTCGAACCGGCATATGGCGCTCCATTACGGCCCCCGGTCCTCCCTACCTCATGAAGATGTGGTCCTCATCGGTTTTCATGAATGGGGCAGTCCACTGGCCCGCACAAGCTCCACTGCGTCAGGGCGCCTTTCGCAATGTGATCGTGTCGTTTAATGTCAAGGATGAGGCCTTTGGTGAAGTgggtatgcctaagagtttacAAGGGCGGAAAGACTTGGAAGTTATTGTGACGCTAGTTGATGGGTTGCTTGCTTTTGTACACAGGGAGAGAACGTTATTGAGGCCATATCGAAACGAATTTGGCAACGTTATTGAGGCCGTGTGGGTGATGAAAGAGTATGGAGTAGCGGAATCTTGGACTAAGCTGTTTGATGTTTGCATTGGGAGATTTGATAGGGTGATAGGCTTTACAAAGAGTGGTGAAGTTCTAGTGCGCAAGGCTGGAAGCGGTGGAAGGTTGTTTTCTTTCGGACCAAGTAGCCGAGGATATTTGGATCTTCCCATTTGTGGCCCAGAGGAGATTTATTTGGATACTTATGTGGAGAGCCTTGTTCTACTGAATGTAGCAGACCGAGTTCCGGGGCGACAATTAAGGCGAGGTCCTCGATGCTAG